Proteins encoded by one window of Cannabis sativa cultivar Pink pepper isolate KNU-18-1 chromosome 4, ASM2916894v1, whole genome shotgun sequence:
- the LOC115713153 gene encoding stemmadenine O-acetyltransferase-like, whose translation MKFEVEVISKEIVKPSSPTPHHLRHYQLSFLDQASPKTYSPLVFYYPLEDYDHDFTKISNKIKTSLSEVLTLYYPLAGRIMDDRFVDCNDQGVSYSVARVTTPSRLSDTLNNPNLNEICNFLPFQLFPITEFLLGVQLNIFQCGGIAVSLCISHKLADALSCILFAKTWVAFARGEGNQVPHPEFIASTLFPPKVEPVFDLTVGVTKDISSKRFLLKADVIEDIRSKHNCNDQSSPSKRASRIESLSAFIWNRYVAAINDELLEGTEKGFAMIHAANIRTRLEPQLSEYSFGNISRCSIAILSSGKEKGFELVKRIREGIEKLDMEYLDKVKKGEDVYMDLLLGYGGGIMMRGGQYISLSFTSLCRYPIYEADFGWGNPVWVSSATLCHPNVVAFMDSKSGDGIEVYIALTKEQMTKLEADEEFLKAVSS comes from the coding sequence ATGAAGTTCGAAGTTGAAGTAATTTCCAAGGAAATTGTGAAACCATCTTCTCCAACACCACACCAtcttcgccattaccaactatCCTTTCTCGACCAAGCAAGTCCCAAAACCTACAGTCCTTTAGTCTTCTACTACCCTTTAGAAGACTACGATCATGATTTTACCAAAATATCTAACAAGATTAAGACTTCTTTATCAGAGGTCTTAACCCTTTATTACCCTTTAGCTGGCCGAATCATGGATGATCGATTCGTCGACTGTAATGATCAGGGAGTTTCCTACTCGGTTGCCCGAGTCACCACCCCGAGTCGTCTTTCCGACACACTCAATAATCCAAACCTCAATGAAATATGCAACTTCCTTCCTTTTCAACTCTTTCCCATCACGGAATTTCTCCTTGGTGTCCAACTCAACATCTTCCAATGCGGTGGAATTGCTGTGAGCTTATGCATTTCGCATAAGCTCGCAGATGCATTGTCTTGCATCTTATTTGCCAAAACTTGGGTTGCCTTCGCTCGTGGCGAAGGCAATCAAGTGCCTCATCCTGAGTTCATTGCCTCAACTCTCTTTCCTCCAAAAGTTGAACCCGTGTTTGACTTAACTGTTGGGGTCACAAAAGATATCTCCTCAAAGAGGTTTCTACTCAAGGCCGATGTGATTGAGGATATTAGATCAAAACACAATTGCAATGACCAATCCTCTCCATCAAAACGAGCCTCGAGAATCGAGTCCCTATCGGCTTTCATATGGAATCGTTATGTGGCTGCGATCAACGACGAATTATTGGAGGGAACTGAGAAAGGATTCGCAATGATTCACGCAGCGAATATTCGAACAAGACTTGAACCACAACTATCTGAATATTCCTTTGGAAATATTAGTCGGTGTAGCATTGCAATCTTAAGTTCAGGAAAAGAGAAGGGTTTCGAGTTGGTGAAGCGAATTAGAGAAGGTATAGAAAAGTTGGATATGGAGTATTTGGATAAAGTTAAAAAGGGAGAAGATGTGTACATGGATTTATTGCTTGGTTATGGTGGAGGAATAATGATGAGAGGAGGACAATACATATCTTTAAGCTTTACTAGTTTGTGTAGGTATCCTATTTATGAAGCTGATTTTGGGTGGGGTAATCCAGTGTGGGTTAGCTCAGCCACACTGTGTCATCCTAATGTGGTAGCTTTTATGGATAGTAAATCTGGGGATGGAATTGAAGTGTATATTGCATTGACCAAAGAACAAATGACTAAGCTTGAAGCTGATGAGGAGTTTCTCAAAGCCGTTTCTTCATGA